The Ictalurus punctatus breed USDA103 chromosome 9, Coco_2.0, whole genome shotgun sequence genome contains a region encoding:
- the LOC108270073 gene encoding barrier-to-autointegration factor-like protein: MSSTSQKHRDFVAEPMGDKPVTALSGIGDVLGKKLVEQGFDKAFVVLGQFLLLRKDSEMFSEWLKDASGANSRQAASCSQCLTEWCNNFL; encoded by the exons ATGTCGAGCACCTCTCAGAAGCACAGGGACTTCGTCGCCGAGCCGATGGGGGACAAACCGGTCACTGCTCTATCGGGCATTGGAGATGTTCTGGGCAAGAAGCTGGTGGAACAAGGCTTTGACAAA GCGTTTGTGGTGTTGGGTCAGTTCCTTTTGCTGAGGAAGGACTCCGAAATGTTCTCCGAGTGGCTGAAGGACGCCAGTGGGGCCAATTCGAGGCAAGCGGCCTCCTGTTCTCAGTGTCTGACCGAATGGTGTAACAACTTTCTCTGA